A single region of the Brachypodium distachyon strain Bd21 chromosome 3, Brachypodium_distachyon_v3.0, whole genome shotgun sequence genome encodes:
- the LOC100825733 gene encoding uncharacterized protein LOC100825733 — MACLAISLQPVNGPDILLQTRSWFPVSRALAAVSAFRLARLHLARGKQQPASHASLDAIGDDPLAAGSGQLVVGVESQYRVVYRLVNSIYVLGVTTASDHASPAVHAFAVADAVNQAVSVVVAACRGVDVTPEKVHRKYPEVYLALDLVIHGVGSVRLSQILATIHGDNLARMVNSSPDAEARARGADSWPTVEHLAQDRHAARDAFTGASFELPLETLAAGDEFSASSLAPAAAATTGDEAPPEDAPPVEKDPFAASDMVSKPEEALVGGFKKNKETALVVADPAAALAGLEVTTLPPAEATKPTFIGVEGFEGDYGGIEFGNEEASLAEAFEGFNAPFGGGLDASEFVTTTKKDHKDKSITGLELLAMGGGQALNAAAGSPLENLLVTKSAEMTVPELYIVEEINAEFKESILARVGLKGTIFLRTLPPKKAAGRDTEFSFRLEGTSGMKRAALQSTVLSNLENGLFHVKTPSKEEPIPIMKYSFLPKHSPLPLRMRLVKRHSGTLLSVMIHYASNPILPQPLSNVTFIVKLPVDPTLLNVSPKAVLNRAERELRWHIADIPLKGPAGRLRARMPVDQDSKDGELEVVGMVKFTYQGPFTLSGIKLCPAINSTAQFNQVGHTFSSGSYRCI; from the coding sequence aTGGCGTGCCTCGCCATCTCCCTGCAGCCGGTGAACGGGCCCGACATCCTCCTCCAGACGCGCTCCTGGTTCCCCGTCTcccgcgcgctcgccgccgtctccgccttCCGCCTCGCGCGCCTCCACCTCGCCCGCGGGAAGCAGCAGCCGGCCTCGCACGCCTCGCTCGACGCCATCGGCGACGACCCGCTCGCGGCCGGTTCCGGGCAGCTCGTCGTGGGCGTCGAGTCGCAGTACCGCGTGGTGTACCGCCTCGTCAACTCCATCTACGTGCTCGGCGTCACCACCGCCTCCGACCACGCCTCCCCCGCCGTCCACGCgttcgccgtcgccgacgccgtcaACCAGGCCGtctccgtcgtcgtcgccgcctgcCGCGGCGTCGACGTCACCCCCGAGAAGGTGCACCGCAAGTACCCGGAGGTGTACCTCGCCCTCGACCTCGTCATCCACGGCGTCGGCTCCGTACGCCTCTCCCAGATCCTCGCCACCATCCATGGCGACAACCTCGCCCGCATGGTCAACTCCTCCCCTGACGCGGAGGCCCGCGCTCGTGGCGCTGATTCCTGGCCCACCGTAGAGCACCTCGCCCAGGACCGCCATGCCGCCCGTGATGCCTTCACTGGCGCTTCATTCGAGCTCCCCTTGGAGACCCTCGCTGCTGGTGACGAGTTCTCCGCATCCAGCCTTGCTCCTGCAGCTGCTGCGACTACTGGGGATGAGGCGCCACCTGAGGATGCGCCACCCGTGGAGAAGGACCCCTTTGCAGCTAGTGACATGGTTAGCAAGCCAGAGGAGGCATTGGTAGGTGGGTTCAAGAAGAACAAAGAGACTGCCCTCGTGGTTGCTGATCCCGCCGCTGCTCTTGCTGGGTTGGAGGTCACGACTTTGCCACCAGCTGAGGCAACTAAGCCCACATTTATTGGGGTTGAGGGATTTGAGGGCGACTACGGTGGAATTGAGTTCGGTAATGAGGAAGCTTCACTGGCTGAGGCATTTGAAGGGTTCAATGCGCCATTTGGGGGTGGGCTAGATGCTTCGGAGTTTGTCACCACAACAAAGAAGGATCATAAGGACAAGAGCATCACTGGTCTTGAGCTGCTAGCCATGGGTGGTGGGCAGGCACTGAATGCAGCTGCTGGTTCACCTCTGGAGAACTTATTGGTGACCAAGAGCGCAGAGATGACTGTTCCTGAGTTGTACATTGTGGAGGAGATCAACGCAGAATTCAAGGAGTCTATTCTTGCACGGGTTGGTTTGAAAGGCACAATCTTTCTGCGGACTTTACCACCAAAGAAGGCAGCAGGGAGGGACACAGAGTTCTCATTCCGGCTTGAGGGTACTTCTGGAATGAAGAGGGCTGCCTTGCAGAGTACCGTGTTGAGTAACCTCGAGAATGGCCTGTTCCATGTGAAGACACCATCGAAGGAGGAACCCATCCCCATCATGAAATACAGCTTCCTTCCCAAGCACTCACCTCTACCTTTGAGGATGCGCCTTGTAAAGCGCCATAGTGGAACATTACTCTCAGTGATGATACACTATGCGTCGAACCCAATACTGCCGCAGCCACTGAGCAATGTTACATTCATTGTTAAGCTCCCCGTGGATCCAACTCTGCTTAATGTGTCGCCCAAGGCTGTCTTGAACCGCGCAGAGAGGGAGCTCAGGTGGCACATCGCAGACATTCCCCTGAAAGGTCCTGCTGGACGGCTGAGAGCACGGATGCCTGTAGATCAGGATTCCAAGGATGGTGAATTAGAGGTTGTTGGAATGGTGAAGTTTACTTACCAAGGACCATTCACATTATCTGGCATCAAACTTTGTCCAGCCATCAACAGCACAGCCCAATTTAACCAAGTTGGTCACACATTTTCCAGTGGGAGTTATCGTTGCATCTGA